One segment of Sesamum indicum cultivar Zhongzhi No. 13 linkage group LG4, S_indicum_v1.0, whole genome shotgun sequence DNA contains the following:
- the LOC105161002 gene encoding transcription repressor OFP13: MSKKMKKIPSIFKSKEANRQPHWQWPLPSCKHPKTLSFRATTSDDVFKTVNSVFLDTSIDVLETLETPESWFTNSSECASTFSADEHSDDNNNVESPSLEAIMKGVRSSERLFFEPGETSSILKEPEISGRAALLPFKESVALALESDDPYSDFKKSMQEMVESHGLKEWDCLEELLGWYLRMNGKSNHGFIVGAFVDLLVGMANDHHRGNDSSGSSMAVCCSDTSTTSYSSAGSCFDSPTSPRSPTGGVMVGDGNQMGIDDVAVVVGQP; the protein is encoded by the coding sequence atgtccaagaaaatgaagaagatcCCCTCAATTTTCAAGAGCAAAGAGGCCAACAGGCAACCACATTGGCAATGGCCATTGCCCTCCTGCAAGCACCCCAAGACCCTTTCCTTCCGAGCTACGACGTCCGACGATGTCTTCAAGACCGTCAACTCCGTCTTCCTCGACACCTCCATCGACGTCCTGGAAACCCTAGAAACCCCGGAATCCTGGTTCACCAACTCGTCGGAGTGCGCCAGCACCTTCTCAGCAGACGAGCACTCGGACGACAACAACAACGTTGAGTCCCCATCATTGGAGGCGATCATGAAGGGCGTGAGGTCGTCGGAGAGGCTGTTCTTCGAGCCGGGGGAGACCAGCTCCATCCTCAAGGAACCAGAAATTAGCGGCAGAGCAGCACTGCTGCCGTTCAAGGAGAGCGTAGCGCTAGCCCTCGAGTCGGACGACCCTTATTCGGACTTCAAGAAATCGATGCAAGAGATGGTGGAGAGCCATGGATTGAAGGAGTGGGATTGCTTGGAGGAACTGCTGGGTTGGTACCTGAGGATGAATGGGAAAAGCAATCATGGGTTCATAGTGGGGGCGTTTGTGGATTTGCTTGTCGGAATGGCGAATGATCATCATCGTGGTAATGATTCTTCGGGCTCGTCGATGGCAGTGTGCTGCTCGGACACATCGACAACGTCGTATTCGTCTGCGGGTTCTTGCTTTGATTCGCCCACTTCGCCTCGTTCACCAACCGGCGGAGTGATGGTAGGTGATGGTAATCAGATGGGAATTGATGATGTTGCTGTTGTCGTTGGACAACCTTAG
- the LOC105161003 gene encoding eukaryotic peptide chain release factor subunit 1-3-like, translating into MAETQENDKNIEIWKIKKLIKALESARGNGTSMISLIIPPGDQIARVTKMLAEEYGTASNIKSRVNRQSVLGAITSAQQRLKLYNKVPPNGLVLYTGTIVTDDGKERKVTFDFVPFKPINASLYLCDNKFHTEPLTQLLESDEKFGFIVMDGNGTLFGTLSGNTREVLHKFTVDLPKKHGRGGQSALRFARLRMEKRHNYVRKTAELATQFFINPATSQPNISGLILAGSADFKTELSQSDMFDPRLQAKILNVVDVSYGGENGFNQAIELSAEILSNVKFIQEKRLIGKFFEEISQDSGKYVFGVDDTIKALEMGAVETLIVWENLDINRFTLKNSITNEIVIKFLNKDQENDQSNFKDSATSAELEVQEKMPLLEWFANEYRNFGCSLEFVTNRSQEGSQFCRGFGGIGGILRYQLDMRSFDEPSDEGELFEDSD; encoded by the coding sequence ATGGCAGAGACTCAAGAAAATGATAAGAATATCGAAATatggaaaataaagaaattgattaaGGCTCTAGAATCTGCTAGAGGAAATGGTACTAGCATGATCTCTCTTATCATTCCCCCGGGGGATCAAATAGCCCGGGTCACCAAAATGCTGGCAGAAGAATATGGGACAgcttcaaatattaaaagcaGGGTGAATCGTCAGTCTGTGCTAGGTGCAATCACTTCTGCTCAGCAGAGGCTTAAATTGTATAACAAAGTGCCCCCTAATGGACTAGTGCTCTATACTGGAACTATAGTGACTGATGATGGAAAAGAGAGAAAGGTGACCTTTGACTTTGTGCCTTTTAAGCCAATAAATGCTTCTTTATACCTTTGTGACAATAAGTTCCATACTGAACCATTGACTCAGCTATTAGAATCTGACGAGAAGTTTGGCTTTATTGTCATGGATGGAAATGGGACTCTTTTTGGGACCTTAAGTGGTAACACTAGGGAGGTGCTTCACAAGTTCACAGTTGATCTTCCAAAAAAACACGGAAGAGGTGGACAATCTGCTCTTCGATTCGCTCGTCTTCGAATGGAGAAGCGGCACAACTATGTAAGGAAGACTGCAGAGCTTGCTACACAATTCTTTATTAATCCTGCTACCAGCCAGCCAAATATATCTGGTCTAATACTTGCTGGGTCAGCTGATTTCAAGACTGAGCTGAGTCAATCTGATATGTTTGATCCTCGCCTGCAAGCCAAGATACTAAATGTGGTAGATGTTTCCTATGGTGGGGAAAATGGTTTCAATCAGGCCATTGAGTTATCTGCTGAAATTCTGTCCAATGTGAAGTTCATTCAAGAGAAGCGGTTAATAGGGAAATTCTTTGAAGAGATCAGTCAAGACTCCGGGAAATATGTTTTCGGAGTGGATGACACAATAAAAGCTTTGGAGATGGGAGCTGTTGAAACACTGATAGTGTGGGAAAACTTGGATATAAATCGTTTCACTCTCAAAAACAGCATAACAAATGAGATTGTCATCAAATTCTTGAACAAGGATCAAGAGAATGACCAGAGCAACTTCAAGGATTCAGCCACATCTGCAGAATTGGAGGTTCAAGAGAAAATGCCATTGCTGGAGTGGTTTGCCAATGAATACAGAAACTTTGGCTGTTCACTTGAATTTGTCACAAATCGATCCCAAGAAGGTTCACAGTTCTGCCGAGGATTTGGTGGCATTGGGGGAATTCTTCGTTACCAGCTTGACATGCGATCTTTTGACGAGCCATCTGATGAAGGAGAACTTTTTGAGGATTCAGATTAA